From a single Brassica oleracea var. oleracea cultivar TO1000 chromosome C5, BOL, whole genome shotgun sequence genomic region:
- the LOC106294803 gene encoding protein GIGANTEA codes for MTSPTSSERWTDGLQFSSLLWSPPRDPQQHKDQVVAYVEYFGQFTSEQFPDDIAELVRNQYPSTEKRLLDDVLAMFVLHHPEHGHAVILPIISCLIDGTLVYSKEAHPFASFISLVSPTSENDYSEQWALACGEILRILTHYNRPIYKTEQQNGETESKASTSGSPTLSETKAVSPGQHERKPLRPLSPWISDILLAAPLGIRSDYFRWCSGVMGKYAAGELKPPTIATRGSGKHPQYMPSTPRWAVANGAGVILSVCDDEVARYETATLTAVAVPALLLPPPTTSLDEHLVAGLPALEPYARLFHRYYAIATPSATQRLLLGLLEAPPSWAPDALDAAVQLVELLRAAEDYASGVRLPRNWMHLHFLRAIGIAMSMRAGVAADAAAALLFRILSQPALLFPPLSQAEGVEIKHAPIGGYGSNYRKQIEVPAAEATIEATAQGIASMLCAHGPEVEWRICTIWEAAYGLIPLNSSAIDLPEIIVATPLQPPILSWNLYIPLLKVLEYLPRGSPSEACLMKIFVATVETILSRTFPPETSIRKARASLATRSSATKNLAMAELRAMVHALFLESCAGVEIASRLLFVVLTVCVSHEAQSSGSKRRRSEEDATAEENQDNQTSNRKSRNVKGQGPVAAFDSYVLAAVCALACEVQLYPMISGGGNFSNSAVAATITKSVKINGSSNEYGAGVDSAIKHTRRILAILEALFSLKPSSVGTPWSYSSSEIVAAAMVAAHISELFRRSKALTHALSGLMRCKWDKEIHKRASSLYNLIDVHSKVVASIVDKAEPLEAYLKNAPVQKDSLACLNWKQQNTSSAGGFGTAAVTSTSRNEMAPRGGNHKYARHSDEGSGSRSSSEKGIKDLLLDASDLANFLTADDRLAGFYRGTQVLLRSILAEKPELSFSVVSLLWHKLIASPEIQPTAESTSAQQGWRQVVDALCNVVSATPAKAAAAVVLQAERELQPWIAKDDEEGQKMWKINQRIVKVMVELMRNHDRPESLVILASASDLLLRATDGMLVDGEACTLPQLELLEATARAIQPVLAWGPSGLAVVDGLSNLLKCRLPATIRCLSHPSAHVRALSTSVLRDIMNQSGITTSKATPKPPPTITTEKNGTDSPSYRFFNAAAIDWKADIQKCLNWEAHSLLSTTMPTQFLDTAARELGCTISMSSQ; via the exons CTATGTTTGTCCTCCACCATCCTGAGCATGGTCATGCGGTCATCCTTCCGATTATCTCATGTCTCATCGATGGCACCCTAGTGTACAGCAAGGAAGCTCATCCCTTCGCCTCTTTCATTTCTTTAGTTTCCCCAACCAGCGAG AATGACTATTCAGAGCAATGGGCTTTGGCGTGCGGAGAAATCCTCCGCATTTTGACTCATTACAACCGTCCCATATACAAGACGGAGCAGCAAAATGGAGAAACGGAGAGCAAAGCTTCAACTAGTGGGTCTCCTACGCTTTCAGAGACTAAGGCTGTATCGCCAGGACAGCATGAAAGGAAACCGCTAAGGCCTTTGTCTCCATGGATCAGTGATATACTACTCGCTGCTCCCCTTGGTATCAGAAGTGACTACTTTCGTTG GTGTAGTGGTGTTATGGGTAAATACGCTGCTGGAGAGCTCAAGCCACCTACCATTG CTACTCGAGGATCTGGTAAACATCCTCAATATATGCCTTCCACGCCAAGATGGGCGGTTGCTAATGGAGCTGGTGTCATACTGAGTGTTTGTGATGACGAAGTTGCTCGGTATGAGACTGCTACGTTAACAGCCGTTGCTGTCCCTGCACTTCTCCTTCCTCCCCCAACGACATCCTTAGATGAGCATTTAGTTGCTGGCCTTCCAGCTCTTGAGCCATATGCTCGTTTGTTTCACAG ATATTATGCGATTGCAACTCCAAGTGCTACTCAGAGACTTCTTCTTGGACTCTTGGAAGCACCTCCGTCTTGGGCTCCAGATGCACTTGATGCTGCTGTACAGCTTGTGGAGCTCCTTCGAGCTGCTGAAGATTATGCATCTGGTGTAAGG CTACCAAGGAACTGGATGCATTTGCACTTCTTGCGTGCAATAGGAATCGCCATGTCTATGAGAGCAGGCGTTGCTGCTGACGCTGCAGCCGCTTTGCTTTTCCGCATACTCTCGCAGCCGGCACTGCTTTTTCCTCCGCTAAGCCAAGCTGAGGGAGTAGAAATCAAACACGCTCCTATTGGTGGCTACGGTTCAAATTACAGAAAGCAGATAGAAGTTCCTGCAGCAGAAGCAACCATTGAAGCCACTGCTCAAGGAATAGCCTCAATGCTTTGTGCTCACGGTCCTGAAGTGGAGTGGAGGATCTGCACTATATGGGAAGCTGCCTATGGATTGATCCCTTTAAACTCCTCAGCGATTGATCTCCCTGAGATCATTGTCGCCACCCCGCTGCAACCTCCCATCTTGTCATGGAACCTATACATCCCACTCCTCAAAGTACTTGAGTATCTTCCACGCGGCAGTCCTTCCGAAGCATGCTTGATGAAGATATTCGTCGCCACGGTGGAAACAATCCTCAGCAGAACTTTCCCGCCAGAGACTTCTATCAGGAAAGCTAGAGCGAGTTTAGCCACGAGATCATCAGCGACCAAAAACCTCGCTATGGCTGAGCTTCGTGCTATGGTCCACGCTCTCTTCTTGGAATCATGCGCTGGCGTGGAGATAGCTTCGCGCCTGCTTTTCGTTGTGTTGACTGTTTGTGTTAGCCATGAAGCGCAGTCTAGTGGGAGCAAGAGACGGAGAAGCGAAGAAGATGCTACTGCAGAGGAGAATCAAGACAATCAAACTAGTAACCGTAAAAGTAGGAACGTCAAGGGACAAGGACCTGTGGCGGCGTTTGATTCGTACGTTCTCGCTGCTGTTTGTGCTCTTGCCTGTGAGGTTCAGCTGTATCCTATGATCTCTGGAGGAGGGAACTTCTCCAACTCCGCAGTGGCTGCAACCATTACAAAGTCCGTGAAGATAAACGGTTCATCTAACGAGTACGGAGCTGGGGTTGACTCTGCAATCAAGCATACACGCCGCATCTTAGCGATTCTCGAGGCGCTCTTTTCGTTGAAACCATCTTCTGTGGGGACTCCGTGGAGTTACAGCTCTAGCGAGATAGTTGCTGCGGCCATGGTCGCAGCTCACATCTCCGAGCTCTTCAGACGCTCAAAGGCCTTGACGCATGCGCTGTCCGGGTTGATGAGATGCAAATGGGACAAGGAGATTCATAAAAGAGCGTCGTCTTTGTACAACCTCATCGACGTTCACAGCAAAGTTGTAGCATCCATCGTCGACAAAGCTGAGCCCTTAGAAGCGTACCTTAAGAACGCACCGGTCCAGAAGGATTCGCTGGCTTGTCTTAACTGGAAACAACAGAACACATCATCAGCAGGAGGGTTTGGCACAGCAGCGGTGACGTCCACGTCACGCAATGAAATGGCTCCGAGAGGAGGTAACCATAAGTATGCTAGGCATTCGGATGAAGGCTCAGGGAGTAGATCTTCATCAGAGAAGGGTATCAAAGATCTGCTGTTGGATGCTTCTGATCTAGCGAATTTCCTCACGGCTGATGATAGGCTAGCAGGGTTTTACCGTGGTACGCAAGTTCTTTTGAGGTCGATACTTGCTGAGAAACCGGAGCTTTCTTTCTCCGTTGTTTCGCTGTTGTGGCACAAACTGATCGCTTCTCCTGAGATCCAGCCCACAGCCGAAAGCACCTCTGCTCAACAAGGATGGAGACAG GTAGTTGATGCACTATGCAATGTTGTATCCGCAACGCCAGCAAAAGCAGCTGCAGCCGTTGTTCTTCAG GCTGAGAGAGAGTTGCAGCCTTGGATAGCGAAAGATGATGAAGAAGGCCAGAAGATGTGGAAAATAAACCAAAGGATAGTGAAAGTGATGGTGGAACTCATGAGAAATCATGACAGGCCTGAGTCACTGGTGATTCTGGCAAGTGCATCTGATCTCCTTCTGAGAGCAACTGATGGAATGCTTGTCGATGGAGAAGCTTGTACATTACCTCAACTTGAG CTACTTGAAGCTACGGCAAGAGCAATACAGCCAGTGTTAGCTTGGGGACCATCTGGACTAGCAGTGGTTGACGGTTTATCCAATCTATTGAAG TGTCGTCTGCCGGCAACAATACGGTGCTTATCACACCCAAGTGCACACGTACGTGCCTTGAGCACATCAGTACTACGAGACATCATGAACCAAAGCGGCATAACCACCAGCAAGGCAACTCCAAAACCACCGCCAACAATAACAACAGAGAAGAATGGAACGGACAGCCCGTCGTACAGGTTCTTCAACGCGGCGGCAATAGACTGGAAAGCGGACATACAAAAGTGTTTGAACTGGGAAGCGCACAGCTTGCTGTCGACGACAATGCCGACGCAGTTTCTTGACACGGCGGCTCGGGAATTAGGATGTACCATATCAATGTCGTCCCAATAA
- the LOC106292617 gene encoding uncharacterized protein LOC106292617, translating into MLLAVEGGNSVLLSMRVVPLESTSCGLLLLTKITPFLQLDSTKNRVSRGCASFSCFSCGGVSAGLGLDTTTPCPLKVEPVKQPVVSTSPPESVAVPENGKDHHDANKAVDDDNATSKEAFKLSLRSSLKRPPSVAEPRSLEDIKEHEPLSVDDASDLTGGDDTGRRKVQWPDACGSELTQVREFEPSEMGLSDEEWETGEQRTCSCVIM; encoded by the exons ATGTTACTGGCAGTCGAAGGAGGAAACTCGGTTCTTCTCTCCATGAGAGTTGTCCCCCTTGAATCTACCAGCTGCGGCTTGTTGTTGTTGACAAAGATCACCCCTTTTCTTCAGCTGGATTCCACCAAGAACCGAGTTTCCCGCGGTTGCGCTTCCTTTTCTTGTTTTTCTTGTGGTGGCGTTTCCGCGGGACTCGGACTCGATACCACCACCCCATGTCCTCTTAAAGTAGAACCTGTGAAGCAGCCCGTTGTATCGACTTCACCACCAGAGTCTGTTGCTGTTCCTGAAAATGGCAAAGACCACCACGACGCAAATAAAGCTGTTGATGATGACAACGCCACCAGCAAAGAAGCTTTCAAACTCTCGTTGAGGAGCAGCTTGAAGAGGCCGCCCTCTGTTGCGGAGCCACGCTCTCTTGAGGATATTAAAGAACACGAGCCGTTGAGCGTCGACGATGCGAGCGACCTCACCGGTGGAGACGATACGGGAAGGCGGAAAGTGCAGTGGCCAGATGCTTGTGGTAGTGAGCTCACTCAAGTTAGAGAATTTGAGCCCAG TGAGATGGGATTGTCAGATGAAGAATGGGAGACGGGAGAACAAAGGACATGCTCATGTGTAATCATGTAG